The following are from one region of the Mycobacterium sp. 050128 genome:
- the eccCa gene encoding type VII secretion protein EccCa: MTTHKFERPGDPVRPPKTGGGKIKLEPPIVAPVPPPRSIWGIVLPVVLLVGIVGLIVVMYASGARQLAGGFGLFGGMAAFSAIGMVVRNRGASRKMSWGELTARRRKWFSQQDDTRDIVDVQRRAQWEHRCHFHWAPEDLIAVAGSVRMWDREPGADMFSVVRVGVGKVKLAMMLEKPEIAQAADLEPATGHALRKFLNAQEYVDGVPKAVWLQRFPGVGIVGNLEQGRALVRAMLCQLAAFHSPGDLEIIVVSSAPTQWDWAKWLPHMQHASVRDGCGERRMLFSSPAELEAFFDEDPDSSRESWSAPSSGMSAGVGAQPLRVIVDDHCATPEDWAGLTGALGYASTCFIRLAERVPPRPGGTLGGGAKQWVGFSPETTYRIDGGVLRKQVLLSEQQQHAATMYGTSDTKSDELEEAFYATADQMSVDGAERFARALARYRAKGSASVALVDEAEQRDVLDVLGIRDPRHLDTDRLWAATRAQGPGWMRFPIGLYTDTGETVWLDLREGAQGGMGMHGLFIGTTGAGKSEGLITEISAACLTHSPEVLNIVFTDFKLRSAAGAISRFPHVVAAVSNLYEERHLLGRLYDTLDGELDRRGEMLAALDDCPDVTSYNRRRLVDPTLPPIPVLWVITDEYNEVFADPIWGPKFRKLYLRIARVGRSLHVFLKLVGQTKDTQNLRDITKLLGYNIAARTGTEEESKAGIGDARAAHIAPRGEEGTAYLRVALREARKFRYFFTSADFVPPEEGAEAAPAPRRAATEFIPRVFTVDESEDVDGRLAPEPELVDQASAAPAAPRTPEQEPVKMVTAIAESLQAGPERPPRPIWLPVLGDPTPADELVARWRGRPWHVDYGNNPGLFMPVALADYPRGARQEPYCMDLLRDNALVVGAPTRGATTAVMTMVTSTALLYRPERVQFYCIAASGPQLARVSDLPHVAAVVAGTDSEGVTRIIATVEAIVNERDRAFTTQRLDMDQVRVAKFGADQYAGATPVTDVQAARSVDGGDVVLIIDGWKNFTETYTNLAPRVAALMRARNYGVRVVYTHTSTLSGISTGIKTETGVTLELKLVQEHDTTVKRDRADPERNPAREVPDKPGRGLTPDGHHMMVGWPALAHPPTESGEPDTAARQLEADELSAVVRRVAGVAKAAAVARLPEKVLLDDVFAGITEPLPARVVPFGLAESNLPGAPLVPATIDFFDHPHAVATGLAECGLSTWLRAMMLGIMRSYRPEDATIILLEHRRANIGVVPPTQWLSAYAQNPNQIAEIVKELAALLEKRRPPPGATPEDLATKRFWEGRELFVIIDGITAWPGASSPLMPLAQYVAEAEDLGLHIVATADIAQFSYHAQSGQGVLGKMMNMTPPVVVMNGLRQHGVIVPGVYAEPQREGKGRLARRTAIDNVLVGWSEPPFVGKRR; encoded by the coding sequence GTGACCACTCACAAATTTGAGCGCCCGGGCGATCCTGTCCGTCCCCCGAAAACTGGTGGCGGCAAGATCAAGTTAGAGCCGCCTATTGTGGCGCCGGTCCCGCCGCCGCGAAGCATTTGGGGCATCGTGTTGCCGGTCGTGCTGTTGGTTGGGATCGTCGGCTTGATCGTGGTGATGTACGCCTCGGGTGCTCGCCAATTAGCCGGTGGTTTCGGGCTTTTCGGTGGGATGGCGGCTTTTAGCGCGATCGGCATGGTGGTGCGTAACCGGGGGGCGTCCCGGAAAATGTCGTGGGGCGAGCTGACGGCGCGGCGGCGCAAGTGGTTCTCGCAGCAAGACGACACGCGCGACATTGTGGATGTTCAGCGCCGAGCGCAGTGGGAGCATCGCTGCCATTTCCATTGGGCGCCAGAGGATTTGATTGCGGTAGCAGGCTCGGTGCGGATGTGGGATCGCGAGCCGGGCGCGGACATGTTTTCGGTGGTGCGCGTCGGTGTCGGCAAGGTGAAGCTGGCGATGATGCTGGAAAAGCCGGAGATCGCACAGGCTGCTGACCTTGAGCCGGCAACGGGGCATGCGTTGCGCAAGTTCTTGAACGCCCAAGAGTACGTCGATGGTGTGCCCAAAGCGGTGTGGTTGCAACGTTTTCCCGGCGTCGGGATCGTAGGCAACCTCGAACAGGGGCGCGCATTGGTGCGTGCGATGTTATGCCAGCTGGCCGCCTTTCACAGCCCCGGTGATCTGGAAATCATCGTGGTGAGTTCTGCACCGACGCAATGGGATTGGGCGAAATGGCTTCCTCACATGCAGCATGCCAGCGTGCGCGATGGCTGCGGTGAGCGTCGGATGCTGTTTTCCTCACCGGCTGAGTTGGAGGCGTTCTTCGATGAGGACCCCGACAGCTCGCGGGAGTCGTGGTCGGCGCCGTCTAGTGGCATGTCGGCTGGCGTTGGGGCGCAACCACTTCGGGTCATTGTCGATGATCACTGCGCGACCCCGGAGGACTGGGCGGGACTGACCGGCGCGCTCGGATATGCCAGCACCTGCTTTATCCGATTGGCAGAGCGTGTCCCACCGCGCCCGGGCGGCACGCTGGGCGGCGGCGCCAAGCAGTGGGTGGGATTTTCGCCGGAGACGACCTACCGCATCGACGGGGGAGTGCTGCGCAAGCAGGTGCTGCTCAGCGAGCAACAGCAGCATGCGGCGACGATGTATGGGACGTCGGACACGAAGTCCGACGAGCTCGAGGAAGCGTTCTACGCGACCGCCGATCAGATGAGCGTTGACGGCGCAGAGCGTTTCGCTCGCGCCCTGGCCCGGTATCGCGCTAAGGGCTCGGCGAGTGTGGCCCTCGTCGACGAGGCTGAGCAGCGAGATGTCTTGGATGTGTTGGGGATTCGTGACCCCCGCCACCTCGACACCGACCGGTTGTGGGCAGCGACCCGGGCGCAGGGGCCGGGCTGGATGCGTTTCCCGATCGGGCTCTACACCGACACCGGTGAAACCGTGTGGCTGGATCTGCGGGAGGGCGCGCAGGGCGGCATGGGGATGCACGGGTTGTTCATCGGCACCACCGGCGCCGGGAAGTCCGAGGGTTTGATCACCGAGATCTCCGCGGCATGTTTGACGCACTCCCCGGAGGTCCTCAACATCGTGTTCACCGACTTCAAGCTGCGCTCGGCGGCCGGGGCGATTAGCCGGTTCCCGCATGTGGTGGCCGCGGTGAGCAACCTGTATGAGGAACGGCATTTGTTGGGGCGTCTTTATGACACTCTCGACGGTGAGCTGGATCGCCGGGGTGAAATGTTGGCCGCTCTTGACGATTGCCCGGATGTGACCAGCTATAACCGGCGTCGTCTGGTTGATCCGACTTTGCCTCCGATCCCGGTGCTGTGGGTGATTACCGACGAATACAACGAGGTGTTCGCCGACCCGATCTGGGGGCCGAAGTTCCGCAAGCTGTATTTGCGGATTGCCCGGGTGGGCCGCTCGTTGCATGTGTTTTTGAAGTTGGTGGGCCAGACCAAGGACACCCAGAATCTGCGCGACATCACCAAGTTGCTCGGCTACAACATTGCGGCGCGCACCGGCACGGAGGAGGAATCCAAAGCCGGGATCGGCGATGCCCGGGCCGCTCATATCGCGCCTCGGGGCGAGGAAGGCACCGCCTATCTGCGGGTGGCGTTGCGGGAGGCGCGCAAGTTTCGCTACTTCTTCACCTCGGCTGATTTCGTTCCTCCCGAGGAGGGCGCGGAGGCCGCGCCGGCGCCGCGCCGGGCGGCCACGGAGTTCATTCCGCGGGTGTTCACGGTCGACGAAAGCGAGGATGTTGACGGCCGTCTGGCGCCCGAGCCTGAGCTCGTTGATCAGGCGAGCGCCGCGCCGGCGGCACCGCGGACTCCAGAGCAGGAGCCGGTCAAGATGGTGACGGCGATCGCCGAGTCGTTGCAGGCCGGTCCGGAGCGGCCGCCGCGCCCCATCTGGCTGCCGGTACTGGGGGATCCCACACCGGCCGATGAGTTGGTGGCCCGCTGGCGGGGACGGCCGTGGCATGTGGACTATGGCAACAACCCGGGACTGTTCATGCCGGTAGCGCTGGCCGACTATCCGCGCGGGGCCCGCCAGGAGCCGTACTGCATGGATTTGCTTCGCGACAACGCCCTCGTTGTGGGCGCGCCGACTCGGGGGGCGACTACTGCGGTGATGACGATGGTGACGTCCACGGCGCTGCTGTATCGCCCGGAGCGGGTGCAGTTTTACTGCATCGCGGCCAGCGGCCCTCAGCTGGCACGGGTTTCGGATCTTCCGCATGTGGCGGCGGTGGTGGCGGGCACCGACAGCGAGGGTGTCACTCGGATCATCGCGACCGTGGAAGCGATCGTCAACGAGCGCGATAGGGCGTTCACGACACAGCGCCTTGACATGGACCAGGTGCGCGTTGCGAAATTCGGCGCCGACCAATATGCCGGTGCCACACCGGTTACCGATGTCCAAGCGGCACGGTCGGTCGACGGTGGCGACGTCGTGTTGATTATCGATGGGTGGAAGAACTTCACCGAAACCTATACGAATCTGGCGCCGCGGGTCGCGGCGCTGATGCGGGCGCGGAACTACGGGGTGCGGGTGGTCTACACCCACACCAGCACCCTGTCGGGGATTTCCACGGGCATTAAGACCGAGACCGGGGTGACGCTGGAGCTCAAGCTGGTCCAAGAGCACGACACCACCGTCAAACGTGACCGGGCCGATCCGGAACGCAACCCGGCGCGCGAGGTCCCCGACAAGCCGGGCCGTGGGCTGACCCCCGATGGGCACCACATGATGGTGGGCTGGCCGGCTTTGGCTCATCCACCCACTGAGTCCGGCGAGCCGGACACGGCAGCGCGCCAGCTCGAGGCAGACGAGTTGAGCGCGGTGGTGCGCCGTGTGGCCGGGGTCGCGAAAGCTGCTGCGGTGGCGCGGCTGCCGGAGAAGGTTCTCCTCGACGATGTGTTCGCCGGGATCACTGAGCCGCTTCCGGCTCGGGTGGTGCCGTTTGGTCTTGCTGAGTCGAATCTGCCTGGCGCGCCGCTGGTTCCGGCGACCATTGACTTTTTCGATCACCCTCACGCGGTGGCGACGGGGCTTGCCGAGTGTGGTCTGAGCACGTGGCTGCGCGCGATGATGCTCGGCATCATGCGTTCGTATCGCCCGGAGGACGCGACCATCATTTTGTTGGAGCACCGCCGCGCCAATATCGGTGTGGTACCGCCTACGCAATGGTTGTCGGCCTACGCGCAGAATCCCAACCAGATCGCCGAAATCGTCAAGGAATTGGCGGCGCTGTTGGAAAAGCGTCG